Proteins co-encoded in one Acidovorax sp. 69 genomic window:
- a CDS encoding type II secretion system protein, with the protein MRALKRQRGLTLLELLVAFAIMAMSLGLLYRVMGGSVRSAGEMERYQRAVVLAQSLLSLRDTVSDTGWQQVGETSGYQWQIQSTPYATGLSGPAIPALHEVSIVISWSEDRRQRSLELTTLRPERKPPSQVRR; encoded by the coding sequence ATGAGGGCGCTGAAGAGGCAGCGCGGTCTCACGCTGCTCGAGTTGCTCGTTGCGTTTGCAATCATGGCGATGTCATTGGGTTTACTTTATCGCGTCATGGGTGGGAGCGTCCGTAGCGCGGGAGAGATGGAGCGATATCAGCGTGCGGTGGTCCTTGCGCAGTCCCTGCTGTCGCTGCGCGACACTGTGTCCGACACCGGGTGGCAGCAGGTGGGGGAGACGTCTGGTTATCAATGGCAAATCCAGTCCACTCCTTATGCGACGGGATTGTCGGGCCCCGCTATTCCGGCACTGCATGAAGTGAGCATTGTCATTTCCTGGTCAGAGGATAGGCGGCAACGCAGCCTTGAGCTGACCACCCTGCGCCCTGAGCGCAAGCCTCCTTCGCAGGTGCGGCGATGA
- a CDS encoding prepilin-type N-terminal cleavage/methylation domain-containing protein, protein MMRVCRTEGHDVRGFTLVELLVVITLLSLVMVAMGSALRTASQTEARVDARLQRMDDLRTVSGFLRSVLGRVSAQKISTPLGAGESPYFFSGSASSISWVGVMPARYGAGGRYHFRLQVTDAGVLLLQYLPWEGAPVLPDWSAGQSTPLLAGVTGLTFQYEDAVVEPPEWSPQWTVIDRLPERVSISVQMASGAWPEIVIPLRVLPGSDPRTSGPVFGGT, encoded by the coding sequence ATGATGCGCGTTTGCCGAACAGAGGGGCACGATGTGCGGGGCTTCACCTTGGTGGAGCTATTGGTCGTTATCACTTTGCTCTCGCTTGTGATGGTGGCCATGGGGTCTGCCCTGCGTACGGCATCACAGACGGAAGCGCGGGTTGACGCTCGGCTGCAGCGCATGGACGACTTGCGAACTGTCAGTGGCTTTCTGCGCTCAGTGCTAGGTCGGGTTTCTGCTCAAAAAATCAGCACTCCCCTGGGGGCTGGAGAAAGTCCTTATTTTTTTAGTGGATCCGCGTCATCCATAAGTTGGGTGGGGGTTATGCCTGCCCGTTACGGTGCAGGAGGGCGTTACCACTTCCGTCTGCAGGTGACGGACGCCGGAGTGCTTTTGTTGCAATACTTGCCCTGGGAGGGGGCGCCGGTGCTGCCAGATTGGAGTGCTGGACAGAGCACGCCTCTTCTTGCTGGCGTGACCGGACTGACATTCCAGTACGAAGATGCTGTTGTCGAGCCTCCTGAGTGGTCTCCTCAATGGACGGTCATCGACAGGCTACCCGAGCGGGTTTCGATCTCTGTGCAGATGGCGTCTGGCGCTTGGCCTGAGATTGTCATTCCGTTGCGGGTTTTGCCGGGTAGTGACCCTCGGACGAGTGGTCCTGTGTTTGGAGGAACGTGA
- a CDS encoding general secretion pathway protein GspK — translation MALLAVLWIVAALSIIATGTTRTIRTESRAIVQARQQVEAEALGDGAIQMALQALVASNQPLARTVLTEITYRGVTMQVQVMPLNGLVDINMAGRPLLERLLVVAGGLPAEAALATAQAIVQMRERRDARGGLQRFEAEEDLLRVPEIDYDLYARLESLLTADLQGSGRVNPLAAPVGVLAVLAAGNIASATQIAAARDAGQTGVDTTALDGSLLDASVSRRIRVQARVPLADGGHVLVSRKVDLNARTPNGAPWHTFRMTVRLEPVNRKHP, via the coding sequence ATGGCCTTGTTGGCCGTGCTCTGGATCGTTGCCGCCCTCAGCATCATTGCCACAGGCACGACGCGTACCATCCGCACAGAAAGTCGAGCCATTGTGCAAGCGCGGCAACAGGTAGAGGCGGAAGCTTTGGGTGATGGCGCGATTCAGATGGCCTTGCAGGCCCTCGTTGCGAGCAATCAGCCCCTGGCCAGGACGGTCCTGACCGAAATTACCTACCGTGGTGTCACCATGCAGGTGCAGGTCATGCCGCTCAACGGGCTTGTTGATATCAATATGGCGGGACGCCCATTGTTGGAACGCCTTCTGGTCGTCGCGGGAGGGCTTCCTGCCGAAGCGGCGCTGGCGACTGCTCAGGCCATAGTGCAGATGCGTGAACGCCGAGACGCCCGAGGTGGTTTGCAACGCTTCGAGGCGGAAGAGGACCTGTTACGTGTGCCGGAGATCGACTATGACCTCTATGCTAGACTTGAAAGCCTTTTGACCGCCGATTTGCAGGGTTCGGGTCGCGTGAACCCATTGGCCGCGCCCGTTGGGGTGCTCGCTGTTTTGGCTGCAGGCAACATTGCTTCTGCCACTCAGATTGCGGCTGCCCGTGATGCAGGCCAGACTGGGGTCGATACGACGGCCTTGGATGGCAGTCTGCTGGATGCCTCCGTATCTCGCCGAATCCGAGTCCAGGCTCGCGTGCCGTTGGCAGACGGGGGGCATGTGCTTGTATCGCGCAAGGTTGACCTCAATGCCCGCACACCCAATGGCGCGCCTTGGCATACCTTCCGT